The genomic interval TGTAACGCTATTTAAGCGATAAAAGGGAAAATCATCCTTTATGTTTCGGTTGCTGGAAAATCATGTAAATGACAAAGGCAAAAAAGGCGACCGTGATGGAGGTAAAAAGCAGTGAAAACGTTTTGACCACAACGTAAGCGACGATCAAAATAGAGAGCAAGGTTGGCACTTCATTGTACGCACGGAAGAATTTGCCACTTTGCGTGCATTCATCGTTTTCCAACTGCACACGGTAGTATTCCAATGAAAAGGAGTAAGCGGTTAAAAGCGCAACTACCGTTAATTTAGCGTAAAGCCATTCGCCTGATTCAAATAAAATAGGGTTGATGATCAGCATCGCTGCACCGCTTAAAAGTGTTGCCCAAAAGGCAGGCAGACCAATGTACTTATAGATTTTGTACTCTTGAATCTTTACCACTTCGACAAATTCGCTTTTGTGTGCGTGTTCAACATGGTAGACAAAAAGACGTGGCAGATAAAAAAGCATCGCCATCCATGACATAAACGACATAACGTGAAAGGTTAAAATCCAACTGTAATACTCCATCGCTCACTCCTGCAAAATAGTAAAGCAATTATAGCAAGTGTGAGAGGTTTTTTAAGGGATTTTTAACAGCATTCCATTTCAGCTTTTTCCATCAATTCGATTCCTTTTTCAAACGCATACGTTTCAAAAAGAGCCGAAAGATAAAAAACATGCGAGCAGATGTGGTACAAAATGTCCTTAG from Sulfurospirillum multivorans DSM 12446 carries:
- the hemJ gene encoding protoporphyrinogen oxidase HemJ, coding for MEYYSWILTFHVMSFMSWMAMLFYLPRLFVYHVEHAHKSEFVEVVKIQEYKIYKYIGLPAFWATLLSGAAMLIINPILFESGEWLYAKLTVVALLTAYSFSLEYYRVQLENDECTQSGKFFRAYNEVPTLLSILIVAYVVVKTFSLLFTSITVAFFAFVIYMIFQQPKHKG